From one Nitrososphaerota archaeon genomic stretch:
- a CDS encoding MoaD family protein → MKVTVKYFALVRDVTKRKEDILDVEVNTTIHGVIARLCGIHGEPFEKSFCTTDGYLQEGLILLLNGEAVTRDYFKSLTVKDDDIIAIMPPVGGG, encoded by the coding sequence GTGAAGGTTACCGTGAAGTACTTTGCGTTGGTGCGAGACGTGACTAAGCGTAAAGAGGACATTTTAGATGTCGAGGTCAATACCACTATTCACGGCGTGATTGCGAGGCTCTGCGGTATCCATGGTGAACCGTTTGAGAAAAGCTTCTGCACCACAGACGGTTATCTGCAGGAAGGGTTGATTCTACTTTTGAACGGTGAGGCCGTTACCCGAGACTACTTCAAATCTCTAACAGTTAAGGACGACGATATTATCGCTATAATGCCCCCTGTCGGAGGGGGTTGA
- a CDS encoding Ig-like domain-containing protein, which yields MSKIKYTIVGVLFITVLLTTIQVATAYSSYQTAFNTKYSTSGTRLDSCGLCHVNPAGGGPRNPYGQAFGNQSMHASNATQAFINIEHLDSDGDGYTNLAEILARTFPGNASDHPLAAPVLTTITVTPSTVTLAVNGTQTFTAAAKDQYSHAFNTTITWSSNSTTVGTINSTTGKFTAHANGIAKITAKSGTVNGTATVTVLDLSSPVLTTITVTPSTATLTIGGTQAFTATTKDQYGNPINASVTWSSTNTTVGTVNSTGKFKALANGTTTIKATHGSISGSASVTVGTPAPIPSPAGTAQVTFIVINNQTGKPVHEAKVTLDGVTKETNRTGQVTFNNVSLGNHTYKVVPEDDDEDDDCGHHQVNGTINVTGNTVIQVQLTMNEGHAYGHEHNHGNHYGQLRHDLKHGHDHKDESRTTEDEDDDS from the coding sequence ATGTCGAAAATAAAATACACAATAGTTGGGGTACTGTTCATAACAGTACTTTTAACTACCATTCAAGTAGCAACAGCGTACTCCAGCTACCAAACAGCGTTCAACACAAAGTACAGTACATCTGGAACGAGACTTGACTCGTGCGGTCTCTGCCATGTCAACCCAGCTGGCGGTGGACCTCGAAACCCCTACGGTCAAGCATTTGGAAACCAGTCTATGCATGCATCGAATGCAACTCAAGCATTTATCAACATAGAGCATCTGGACTCAGACGGTGACGGCTACACCAACCTCGCCGAAATATTAGCGAGAACATTCCCAGGCAATGCAAGTGACCATCCATTAGCAGCACCAGTATTAACTACAATAACGGTGACACCATCAACAGTTACACTCGCAGTCAACGGAACCCAAACATTCACTGCAGCAGCAAAAGACCAGTACAGCCACGCCTTCAACACCACAATCACATGGAGCAGCAACAGCACCACCGTGGGAACCATTAACAGCACAACTGGCAAGTTCACCGCTCACGCTAACGGAATAGCAAAGATAACAGCTAAAAGTGGAACCGTCAACGGAACAGCTACAGTAACAGTACTCGATTTATCCTCACCAGTATTGACTACGATAACAGTTACACCTTCAACCGCCACGCTCACAATCGGTGGAACCCAAGCATTCACAGCTACCACTAAAGATCAATACGGCAACCCGATAAACGCCTCAGTAACATGGTCAAGTACCAACACCACCGTCGGCACCGTCAACAGCACCGGCAAATTCAAAGCACTAGCTAATGGAACCACAACAATCAAAGCTACTCACGGTTCAATCAGCGGCTCAGCCTCAGTCACGGTAGGTACACCCGCCCCGATACCTTCTCCAGCAGGAACCGCCCAAGTAACATTCATAGTCATCAACAACCAAACCGGCAAACCCGTTCACGAAGCCAAAGTCACCTTAGACGGAGTCACAAAAGAAACTAACCGCACAGGACAGGTCACATTCAACAACGTATCACTCGGAAACCACACGTACAAAGTAGTACCAGAGGACGACGATGAAGACGATGACTGTGGACATCATCAGGTCAACGGAACCATCAACGTGACCGGAAACACCGTAATCCAAGTACAATTAACAATGAATGAAGGACACGCATACGGACACGAGCATAACCACGGCAACCACTACGGCCAACTTCGTCACGACCTTAAACACGGACATGACCATAAAGACGAATCAAGAACGACCGAAGACGAAGACGACGACAGCTAA
- a CDS encoding DUF87 domain-containing protein, whose amino-acid sequence MRVIGIIASDSTENDARVILNEGEERRVRAEDLVLVENRNEGKILAVLRRGLGSNENLKPGGYHPGVAYARIGGRPSMAKETYDFALSVIGETGETMQQNKKILAPGSLVQIFEDDDDPMQYLARGKNGSTLGHYEGQCGWDVPVDCSFISYHLGIFASTGGGKSFLARHQMIPLLQKAGYSILVLDWKGRDYAPHYPKENMISISEVALDSETVAGYLVEKMKNFGYSAYSGGNVTQAVEEFIDGQKWRGLSLTEFRYVLEHGIVNDLNPTQVKSGRAFEEEQRFKRGLRRLKDSDIQNILGTITVQDILNMVQEKGILIVDMKRTGSDEKLSMFLTFANYIKELMQNDEDINLALLIDEAPQYCPFRPGGIQEQTTDIIIDLCALGRTHKLSICLLSQGIAGEIGINAAVRRNLNTQFVGKIHPLDMNEASSWLSPFNIDAKFLLSLPPGHFFFMGSMNPSPIPLLLTFEIPPDGKH is encoded by the coding sequence ATGAGAGTAATAGGCATCATAGCAAGCGACTCAACCGAGAACGACGCCCGCGTAATCCTAAACGAGGGCGAGGAGAGACGAGTCCGAGCTGAAGACCTAGTCTTGGTGGAGAACCGTAACGAAGGAAAAATCCTCGCAGTACTCAGAAGAGGGCTCGGCTCCAACGAGAACCTGAAGCCCGGAGGATACCACCCCGGCGTCGCATACGCCCGCATCGGGGGAAGACCTTCTATGGCGAAGGAAACCTACGATTTCGCGCTCTCAGTAATCGGGGAGACCGGTGAAACTATGCAGCAGAACAAGAAGATTCTAGCACCCGGCTCACTTGTCCAAATCTTTGAGGACGACGACGATCCGATGCAGTACCTGGCTAGGGGAAAGAACGGCTCGACACTAGGCCACTACGAAGGCCAGTGCGGCTGGGATGTCCCGGTTGACTGCTCCTTCATCTCCTACCACCTAGGCATATTCGCCTCAACAGGAGGCGGCAAATCCTTCCTAGCCCGTCACCAAATGATTCCTTTGCTGCAGAAAGCCGGTTACAGCATCTTGGTGCTGGACTGGAAGGGACGGGACTACGCGCCTCACTACCCGAAGGAAAACATGATCAGCATATCCGAGGTCGCGCTGGACTCCGAGACGGTCGCAGGCTACCTTGTTGAGAAGATGAAGAACTTCGGCTACTCCGCCTACAGCGGCGGCAACGTAACTCAAGCGGTCGAAGAGTTCATCGACGGCCAGAAATGGCGCGGCTTAAGCCTCACCGAGTTCCGATATGTGCTAGAACACGGCATCGTGAATGATCTGAACCCGACGCAGGTAAAGTCGGGACGAGCCTTCGAAGAAGAGCAGCGGTTCAAACGAGGATTGAGACGGCTCAAAGACTCTGATATCCAGAACATTCTCGGAACAATCACAGTCCAAGACATTTTGAACATGGTGCAGGAGAAGGGCATCCTCATCGTCGATATGAAGCGGACAGGCAGCGACGAGAAGCTCTCAATGTTCCTCACCTTCGCCAACTACATCAAGGAGCTAATGCAGAATGACGAGGACATCAACCTCGCACTGCTCATAGACGAGGCTCCGCAGTACTGCCCCTTCAGACCCGGCGGCATCCAAGAGCAGACAACAGACATCATCATAGATCTCTGTGCTCTAGGCCGCACCCACAAGCTATCCATCTGCCTACTCTCACAGGGTATCGCAGGCGAAATCGGCATCAACGCAGCAGTACGAAGAAATCTCAACACACAGTTCGTCGGAAAGATTCATCCCCTCGACATGAACGAAGCATCAAGCTGGCTTTCACCCTTCAACATCGACGCAAAGTTCCTGCTCTCACTCCCACCTGGACACTTCTTCTTCATGGGCAGCATGAACCCCTCACCCATCCCTCTGCTCCTCACCTTCGAAATCCCACCTGACGGCAAACATTAA
- a CDS encoding 30S ribosomal protein S19e, protein MPTVYEVPQDLLIKRLSEHLRKVPQIAPPAWAPYVKTGSHAERPPQDRDWWYTRCASLLRKVYVHGPIGLTELEVMYGGGKRVGYGGMRHRDAGGSAVRVPLLQLEAAGLVDKKQGKGRMVSNKGRSLLDRLSNEIFKELIKSDPSLARYS, encoded by the coding sequence ATGCCTACTGTATATGAAGTACCACAGGATTTGTTGATAAAGCGGCTGAGTGAGCATCTTAGGAAGGTGCCGCAGATCGCACCCCCAGCTTGGGCGCCGTACGTGAAGACAGGTTCTCACGCTGAACGTCCTCCTCAGGATCGCGATTGGTGGTACACTCGATGCGCCTCTCTGCTTAGAAAGGTGTATGTTCACGGCCCGATCGGGTTGACTGAGCTTGAAGTGATGTATGGAGGCGGGAAGCGAGTAGGTTACGGTGGAATGCGTCACCGTGACGCAGGAGGATCCGCTGTTAGGGTACCGCTTCTTCAGCTTGAGGCTGCTGGGCTGGTTGATAAGAAGCAGGGTAAAGGTAGAATGGTCAGTAATAAGGGTCGCAGCCTTCTTGATAGGCTGAGTAATGAAATCTTTAAAGAGTTGATTAAATCTGATCCATCACTCGCCAGATACTCGTAG
- a CDS encoding DNA-binding protein has translation MSEDEREEREAASTSAAASSAVGRGEEAARQREIREGVLRILLTSEARERLNNIRMVKPEVAKVIEDNIIRLASAGRIQPPVSDDDIKRFLMAVQKPKREFKIRRI, from the coding sequence ATGTCTGAGGACGAGCGTGAAGAGAGAGAAGCTGCATCAACATCTGCAGCAGCATCATCAGCCGTTGGCCGTGGAGAGGAAGCGGCTCGGCAACGTGAGATCAGGGAAGGAGTTCTAAGGATACTTTTAACCTCGGAGGCGCGTGAGAGATTGAACAATATTAGGATGGTGAAGCCTGAGGTGGCTAAGGTTATTGAAGATAACATTATTAGGCTCGCATCAGCCGGCCGTATACAGCCGCCGGTCTCGGATGACGATATCAAGCGTTTCCTGATGGCGGTTCAGAAACCAAAGAGAGAGTTCAAGATTAGGAGGATTTAG
- a CDS encoding AAA family ATPase: MKLNRVEVEGFRGLVKEKFQLDDLTVFHGEMGTGKTSRLLAVLYGLTGSAPAGVNLDEMINVDSDHMWVKLEGNSRNNGKPFTLERSKRLDRPSSSKTDLQETLKVGEEIFIEGREISRLFLGAPTEKTFRIDALLGLSKYNQVASEISTAQIEKRIEELKRIQKDVVQASTVKEKLSKAESDLSRLTEERSKVREELDRDADRYQRAEDNKRRIEEQEKRSYEVRSKQTLIKSYEEQLAALPSPSPELEENFGELEKRYEALQRRATYIEAVMQTLDIDGKRIDEIATCPVCGALISSNALQKFQHHDEEYRRIIGEVTQLEVDIGSKRQGLEEAKRSRGKREMLQAELQRLKTDLSRISIGTPAQPGELKEAEEILKRREELSRKARELDIRVRSLEEQVEAYRALFNQVGRMTVAEVDAKIQKLTKLKDNLQKIKATLIETLSEARSSQLDNLKTSFKTTFRRIYPYQRLKDIDIETVSVRGRDTIQVKGLAGGRWIRSNQMSTGENVAVSFALLFATNQLEAAPILLLDEPEEGLDENGVQGLADILNALKTTTQIVVATRNTQLTRLLRPEPTEETTAA; the protein is encoded by the coding sequence GTGAAGCTAAACCGAGTCGAAGTTGAAGGCTTCCGCGGACTGGTAAAAGAAAAGTTCCAGCTAGACGACTTGACTGTCTTCCACGGCGAAATGGGAACCGGAAAGACCAGCCGCCTCCTCGCAGTGTTATACGGTTTAACAGGCTCAGCACCCGCCGGCGTCAACCTCGACGAAATGATCAACGTCGACTCAGACCACATGTGGGTAAAGCTTGAAGGCAACTCAAGAAACAACGGCAAACCATTCACCTTAGAGCGCAGCAAGAGGCTCGACCGACCATCCTCATCCAAAACCGATTTACAGGAGACCCTTAAGGTTGGTGAAGAAATTTTCATTGAGGGCCGCGAGATTTCACGCCTCTTCCTCGGTGCACCCACCGAGAAAACCTTCCGTATCGATGCGCTGCTAGGCCTCTCAAAATACAACCAAGTAGCCTCCGAGATCAGCACCGCACAGATAGAGAAACGCATCGAAGAGCTCAAGCGGATCCAGAAGGACGTGGTGCAGGCCTCAACAGTCAAGGAGAAGCTAAGCAAAGCTGAGTCAGACCTAAGCCGACTCACAGAGGAGCGCAGCAAAGTCAGGGAAGAACTAGACCGAGACGCCGATCGATATCAGCGGGCTGAAGATAATAAGCGGAGAATTGAGGAGCAGGAGAAGAGAAGCTACGAGGTTCGAAGCAAGCAGACCCTGATTAAAAGCTACGAGGAGCAGCTCGCCGCACTCCCATCGCCTTCACCGGAACTTGAAGAAAACTTCGGAGAACTAGAGAAACGCTACGAAGCCCTCCAGAGAAGAGCAACCTACATCGAAGCCGTAATGCAAACCCTAGACATAGACGGAAAAAGAATCGATGAAATAGCGACCTGCCCAGTCTGCGGCGCCCTAATCTCATCCAACGCCCTACAAAAATTCCAACACCACGACGAAGAATATCGCCGCATCATCGGCGAAGTCACCCAGCTCGAAGTAGACATAGGCTCAAAACGACAAGGACTAGAAGAAGCTAAGAGAAGCCGCGGAAAACGCGAAATGCTTCAAGCCGAACTGCAGCGACTAAAAACAGACCTCTCCCGAATCTCAATCGGAACACCTGCACAACCCGGTGAGCTGAAGGAGGCTGAAGAAATTTTGAAGCGACGCGAAGAGCTAAGCCGCAAAGCCCGCGAGCTAGACATCCGAGTGAGAAGCTTAGAGGAGCAGGTGGAGGCATACAGAGCACTGTTCAACCAAGTCGGACGCATGACTGTGGCCGAGGTTGACGCGAAAATCCAGAAGCTAACCAAGCTGAAGGATAACCTCCAGAAAATCAAGGCTACACTGATCGAGACGCTGAGCGAAGCCCGCTCCAGCCAGCTCGACAACTTGAAGACCTCCTTCAAAACAACCTTCAGAAGGATCTACCCGTACCAGAGATTGAAGGACATCGACATTGAAACAGTCTCAGTTAGAGGAAGAGACACCATCCAAGTAAAGGGACTAGCTGGTGGCCGCTGGATCCGCTCCAACCAGATGAGCACCGGTGAAAACGTCGCTGTTAGCTTCGCACTTCTATTCGCAACAAACCAGCTTGAAGCAGCACCCATACTTCTACTCGACGAGCCTGAAGAAGGATTAGATGAGAACGGTGTCCAAGGCCTCGCCGATATCCTCAACGCTTTGAAGACAACCACCCAAATCGTAGTCGCTACAAGAAACACCCAACTAACTCGACTACTAAGACCTGAGCCGACAGAGGAGACAACAGCCGCATGA
- the purH gene encoding bifunctional phosphoribosylaminoimidazolecarboxamide formyltransferase/IMP cyclohydrolase produces MPEEFRKVSSALISVYRKQGLAEFASNLNRLGIKIISTGGTRATIEGAGIPVKRLEEVARFPEMLDGRVKTLQPEILAAILARRTTDHLKQLENFKIEPIDMVVCNFYPFEETIAKPNVTYEDAIENIDIGGPSMVRAAAKNHESVAVVTSPKLYEPIVEELNRNRGSLSGETRRRLAEEAFGMVAAYDIAIYNGLNKFKGGQAFPDKFYVSATKFQDAKYGENPSQKAAVYKLDGYTSMLDWKQLFGDSRSFNNHLDIGHAYEILEGFDDVAAAATVKHGNISGFAFAPTAAEAYQLAHECDPQADYGGAAVLNRKVDAETAKLIGKNTGVEDKSVYTEIVIAPEYDEEALKILEAKQTKKMRIIQATQPSNYPLDLRFIQGALLVQTPMDYHKKINAQSLEYPTKLRPSESDTAKLLAAWEVVRKVESNGIVIGNGRYENGNLTHFWTLGVGSFRKRNGATKIALDNAGNRAKGAIAASDGFFPFPDSVELLGQAGIKSVIQPGGSIRDEAVIETANRLGIAIAITHERAFKH; encoded by the coding sequence TTGCCTGAAGAGTTTAGGAAGGTTTCGTCGGCACTCATCAGCGTATATCGAAAGCAGGGTTTAGCGGAGTTCGCAAGTAACCTTAACCGTCTCGGCATCAAAATTATTTCTACAGGAGGCACCCGCGCCACCATTGAAGGCGCAGGCATACCTGTTAAACGTCTGGAAGAGGTCGCACGGTTCCCAGAGATGCTTGACGGCCGAGTAAAGACCCTTCAACCCGAGATACTCGCGGCAATCCTTGCTAGACGAACAACTGACCATCTGAAGCAGCTTGAAAACTTCAAAATCGAGCCTATCGACATGGTGGTCTGCAACTTCTACCCATTTGAAGAAACAATCGCAAAGCCGAACGTGACCTATGAAGACGCTATTGAGAACATCGACATCGGTGGTCCATCTATGGTTAGAGCCGCAGCTAAGAACCACGAGTCCGTCGCGGTAGTAACGTCGCCTAAACTGTATGAGCCTATTGTCGAAGAGCTCAACAGGAACCGCGGATCACTCTCCGGTGAAACTAGGCGGCGGCTTGCTGAAGAGGCCTTTGGGATGGTCGCAGCCTACGACATCGCGATTTACAACGGGCTAAACAAGTTCAAAGGCGGACAAGCCTTCCCCGACAAGTTCTACGTATCAGCTACCAAGTTCCAAGATGCCAAATACGGTGAGAACCCCAGTCAAAAAGCAGCAGTCTACAAGCTAGACGGATACACAAGCATGCTTGACTGGAAACAACTCTTCGGCGACAGCCGATCCTTCAACAACCACCTAGACATCGGGCACGCCTACGAGATTCTAGAGGGCTTCGACGACGTAGCAGCAGCCGCAACCGTCAAACATGGCAACATCAGCGGCTTCGCCTTCGCACCCACCGCCGCAGAAGCTTACCAATTAGCCCACGAATGCGACCCTCAAGCCGATTACGGAGGCGCCGCAGTCCTAAACCGCAAAGTAGACGCAGAAACCGCGAAGCTAATCGGCAAAAACACCGGTGTCGAAGACAAATCAGTCTACACCGAGATCGTAATCGCACCTGAATACGACGAGGAAGCCCTGAAAATACTAGAGGCTAAGCAGACCAAGAAGATGCGAATAATCCAAGCCACACAACCATCCAACTACCCGCTTGACCTCAGGTTCATCCAAGGAGCACTACTCGTACAAACCCCGATGGACTACCACAAAAAGATAAACGCCCAAAGCCTAGAATACCCAACTAAGCTAAGACCCAGCGAATCCGACACTGCGAAACTCCTCGCAGCATGGGAAGTCGTGCGAAAAGTCGAGTCAAACGGCATCGTCATAGGAAACGGACGATACGAAAACGGCAATCTAACACACTTCTGGACACTCGGCGTCGGAAGCTTCAGAAAACGAAACGGAGCAACCAAAATCGCCCTCGACAACGCAGGAAACAGAGCAAAAGGAGCAATCGCAGCCTCAGACGGCTTCTTCCCATTCCCAGACAGCGTAGAACTCCTAGGACAAGCAGGCATAAAATCAGTAATCCAACCCGGCGGATCAATCAGAGACGAAGCAGTAATCGAAACCGCAAACCGACTCGGAATAGCAATCGCCATCACCCACGAACGAGCATTCAAACACTAA
- a CDS encoding DNA double-strand break repair nuclease NurA encodes MVVEERPTPDWMKIPTILQHKFFKQAQEEAERCKHRLKERFERLNSLNQYIKNEPLPDGDQWRKWRVAVVDGSNSPNTSERLGSRFGVYCAGYLIFEDNQPVEHGFEADEFVQDQMGSQDAAEKALSMLRILLERKVALECLEEKKADLVLIDGSFFGFRGDAYGINDELLDVKGYHRGKDLTIDVRDKTLKLLKSGQAVGVIKRSRMSAIDGWLISRHGDESHCIHSNDKFILSLMMPPSSWFSYEWLFKPAIDHLDSDKVREQWSIAHHYYNVFRSIYRYKLSKGEPASPERIFDDAAQSLKRVIKKSLDIDHLQVIRTSRYFVKCSEMPPFELETPLDVDVRPLLSYFKAFHNPATGLPWPIDLVDENVTLPAGFTKEFVEEIEAELIRDPEVQDKIGLQAHFAPLNPQKPDE; translated from the coding sequence ATGGTTGTTGAGGAGCGCCCCACACCGGACTGGATGAAGATACCCACAATTCTGCAGCACAAATTCTTCAAACAAGCTCAGGAGGAGGCGGAGCGCTGCAAACACCGGTTAAAGGAACGATTTGAACGACTCAACAGTCTCAATCAATACATCAAAAACGAACCACTGCCTGACGGAGACCAATGGAGAAAGTGGCGAGTAGCGGTTGTTGACGGATCAAACTCCCCAAACACAAGCGAGCGGCTTGGAAGCCGGTTCGGAGTCTACTGCGCCGGCTACCTGATCTTTGAAGATAATCAACCGGTTGAACACGGCTTTGAAGCCGACGAGTTCGTCCAAGACCAGATGGGAAGCCAAGATGCAGCGGAGAAGGCGCTTTCAATGCTGCGAATACTTCTAGAGCGGAAAGTAGCCCTCGAATGCTTAGAGGAGAAAAAAGCTGATCTGGTGCTGATTGATGGCAGTTTCTTCGGCTTCCGTGGAGACGCGTATGGGATTAACGATGAGCTGCTCGATGTGAAAGGCTACCATCGAGGAAAAGATCTCACAATCGATGTGCGTGACAAGACTCTCAAGCTCCTGAAGTCAGGCCAAGCCGTAGGCGTTATCAAGAGGAGCAGGATGAGTGCAATAGACGGGTGGCTCATCAGCCGCCACGGCGACGAAAGCCACTGTATCCATAGCAACGACAAATTCATCCTAAGCCTCATGATGCCGCCCAGCAGCTGGTTCTCGTACGAGTGGCTCTTCAAACCCGCCATTGACCACCTAGACAGCGATAAGGTGCGGGAGCAGTGGAGCATCGCCCACCACTACTACAACGTCTTCAGATCCATTTACCGCTACAAGCTATCGAAGGGTGAACCAGCCTCACCTGAAAGAATCTTCGACGATGCAGCACAAAGCCTCAAACGCGTAATCAAAAAGTCGCTCGACATAGATCATCTACAGGTCATCAGAACCTCACGCTACTTCGTAAAATGCTCAGAGATGCCGCCCTTCGAACTCGAAACACCGCTAGACGTCGACGTGAGACCACTCCTCAGCTACTTCAAAGCCTTCCACAACCCAGCAACCGGCCTCCCCTGGCCAATCGACCTAGTAGACGAAAACGTCACGTTACCAGCAGGATTCACAAAAGAGTTCGTTGAAGAAATCGAAGCCGAATTAATCCGAGACCCAGAGGTCCAAGACAAAATCGGCCTCCAAGCCCACTTCGCACCCCTCAATCCGCAGAAACCAGATGAATAG
- a CDS encoding tRNA (N(6)-L-threonylcarbamoyladenosine(37)-C(2))-methylthiotransferase, which translates to MSRSNNGSFYIESHGCSASTADAEMISGLLKANSFTPVEKPESADVNILVTCIVKTATSHKMIRRIKELTVLGRPLIVAGCMPKAERQLIEAVNPAASLLGPDDLSRTVEAVTDALHGIRRTHLDGSGEPKLLLPRVRTNPVIGIVEVSSGCLGNCAYCEVKLVKGGLTSYRPETIGLEVKQALQDGCREIWLTSQDNGCYGLDIGQNLPSLLREVLAVEGDFMVRLGMMNPQHTAPLLDDLIKLYRDDDRLFKFIHIPVQSGSDRVLRDMKRDYSVADFTGIVERFRAAFPQSSLSTDIIVGYPTETEEDFQQTLKLVREVKPDTVNISRFGARPGTESERLEPLDAHLIKARSRLLHRVARDVALQNNRRWVGWRGKVLVDEVVRGAVVGRNPAYRPVVIREEIPVGRVLEVQVVDATAVCLVGETSC; encoded by the coding sequence ATGAGCAGAAGCAACAACGGCAGTTTCTATATCGAGAGCCACGGATGCAGCGCCAGCACAGCCGACGCAGAGATGATATCAGGACTCCTCAAAGCCAACTCGTTCACCCCTGTCGAGAAACCTGAATCCGCTGATGTCAACATCCTAGTAACATGCATCGTGAAAACAGCCACCTCCCACAAAATGATACGTAGAATCAAAGAGCTTACAGTCCTAGGCCGCCCACTAATCGTCGCAGGATGCATGCCCAAAGCCGAGCGGCAACTAATAGAAGCCGTTAATCCAGCAGCCAGCCTCCTCGGACCAGACGATCTAAGCCGAACAGTAGAAGCCGTCACCGACGCCCTACACGGTATCCGCCGAACTCACTTGGACGGCTCAGGCGAACCGAAGCTTCTTCTGCCACGTGTCAGAACGAACCCAGTTATCGGCATCGTGGAAGTCTCGTCAGGGTGCCTTGGGAACTGCGCCTACTGTGAAGTCAAGCTGGTTAAAGGCGGGTTAACCAGTTACCGTCCTGAAACCATAGGTCTTGAGGTGAAGCAAGCGCTTCAAGACGGCTGCCGAGAGATATGGCTCACCTCGCAGGACAACGGCTGCTACGGGCTAGATATTGGGCAAAACCTTCCAAGCCTTCTCAGAGAGGTTCTTGCGGTTGAAGGTGATTTTATGGTGCGGCTGGGCATGATGAATCCTCAGCACACAGCGCCGCTCCTCGACGATCTCATCAAACTCTACCGCGATGACGATCGTCTCTTCAAATTCATTCACATTCCTGTGCAGAGCGGTAGCGACCGCGTCCTCAGAGATATGAAACGGGACTATTCTGTAGCGGATTTCACAGGTATTGTTGAGCGGTTCCGGGCAGCTTTTCCTCAATCTAGTCTTTCCACCGATATTATTGTGGGTTACCCGACTGAGACTGAGGAGGATTTCCAGCAGACCCTGAAGCTGGTGCGTGAAGTGAAGCCTGATACCGTGAATATTTCGCGTTTCGGCGCTAGGCCTGGAACAGAGTCTGAACGTTTAGAGCCGCTAGACGCTCACCTCATTAAAGCGCGGAGCCGCCTGCTTCATCGCGTAGCGAGGGATGTCGCGCTGCAGAATAACAGACGTTGGGTCGGGTGGCGCGGTAAAGTGTTGGTGGATGAGGTGGTGCGGGGGGCGGTTGTAGGCAGGAATCCTGCGTATCGACCGGTAGTTATTCGGGAGGAGATTCCGGTTGGACGGGTGTTGGAGGTCCAAGTGGTGGACGCTACCGCGGTTTGTTTAGTCGGTGAAACCTCGTGTTAG
- a CDS encoding 50S ribosomal protein L39e, translating to MARNRTVALKKRIFKNVRRTMSVPTWVMMRTNRKVRRSAKKRSWKHGTTNVR from the coding sequence ATGGCCCGAAACAGAACGGTTGCGTTAAAGAAAAGAATATTCAAGAACGTTAGGCGAACAATGTCGGTTCCCACCTGGGTGATGATGAGAACCAACAGAAAGGTACGAAGATCAGCCAAGAAACGCTCCTGGAAACACGGAACAACAAACGTGAGGTAA
- a CDS encoding 60S ribosomal protein L31, translating to MSEEKSEPITRIYTIPLDTAMIVPSHRRAKRAVADIRKFAAKHMKSEEIKIEPDLNEVIWNRGIKHPPRRITVKMDKDEDGVITISLPSETEAETETKTKAEPEKKKEAKTKAEKKPKPKAKAKTEEAEKVEEAEPEAKAEEAMAEEETAPVEEATEEEKKKTE from the coding sequence ATGTCTGAAGAGAAAAGCGAGCCAATAACCAGAATATACACAATCCCACTAGACACCGCGATGATCGTCCCGAGTCACCGCAGAGCAAAGCGAGCGGTCGCCGACATCAGGAAGTTCGCAGCCAAACACATGAAGAGCGAAGAAATCAAGATAGAGCCGGATCTAAACGAAGTGATATGGAACCGCGGAATCAAACACCCACCACGACGCATAACAGTCAAAATGGACAAGGATGAAGACGGAGTAATAACCATCTCACTACCATCAGAAACCGAGGCAGAAACAGAGACCAAGACCAAGGCAGAACCTGAAAAGAAGAAAGAAGCCAAGACAAAAGCAGAGAAGAAACCAAAGCCCAAAGCCAAAGCTAAGACTGAAGAAGCAGAGAAAGTTGAAGAAGCCGAGCCAGAGGCTAAAGCAGAAGAAGCTATGGCTGAAGAAGAAACAGCACCCGTAGAAGAAGCAACGGAAGAAGAAAAGAAGAAGACGGAGTAG